The following are from one region of the Pseudomonadota bacterium genome:
- a CDS encoding biotin carboxylase, with translation MAGKKKQRKLRGLSDIRRYFHRNETPIYFISATNFNLLGMDEWARNFKFINYLDCYDGRHPNTFIPPEHPHDEFQSIEDINNYLLRHPDVLNLINKRGGKPKAVFLMFDEETESLARQAGMDVWFPDAALRTRLDHKVETVRIGNAAGVPSVPNVLAPLASYGDLVARAREAALGDDLVVQTAYGDSGHTTFFIQNEEDWNEHANEIIGQGDTKIMKRIACRQAAIEGCTTKAGTIVGPLMTEIVGFKELTPYKGGWAGNEIFADSFTPDIRLKARDLTFQFGEQLRKEGYRGYFELDFLIDKDTDEIWLGELNPRVTGASSMTNHAAFAHADAPLFLFHLLEFSDVDFEFDVAALNERWSDPDNIDSWSQLVIKHTADTVEKVTEAPQSGIWHLRDNGEVQYGRFDYHRRAVENENEAFFLRIAGPGDYRYEGADLGILITRGRLMTKKFELNNRARAWIDGIHANYKATPIDGGDEPRSAEIQPGAFKIL, from the coding sequence ATGGCTGGCAAGAAGAAGCAGCGTAAACTGCGCGGATTGTCTGATATCCGTCGCTATTTCCACCGCAACGAAACACCGATCTACTTCATCAGTGCGACCAACTTCAATCTATTGGGCATGGATGAGTGGGCGAGAAACTTCAAATTTATCAACTACTTGGACTGCTACGACGGCCGTCATCCCAATACCTTTATCCCGCCAGAACACCCCCATGACGAGTTCCAATCGATCGAGGACATCAACAACTACCTGCTGCGCCATCCCGACGTTCTCAACCTGATCAACAAGCGAGGCGGCAAGCCCAAGGCCGTCTTCTTGATGTTCGATGAAGAGACCGAATCGCTTGCCCGACAAGCCGGCATGGATGTCTGGTTCCCCGATGCCGCCCTTCGAACCCGGCTCGATCACAAGGTCGAGACCGTCAGGATCGGCAACGCTGCCGGTGTGCCGTCGGTGCCCAATGTGTTGGCGCCGCTGGCCTCCTACGGCGACCTTGTCGCGCGCGCGCGCGAGGCCGCATTGGGCGACGATCTCGTCGTCCAGACGGCCTATGGCGATTCCGGTCACACGACCTTCTTTATCCAGAATGAAGAGGATTGGAACGAACACGCCAACGAGATCATCGGTCAAGGCGACACCAAGATCATGAAACGCATTGCCTGCCGCCAGGCCGCGATCGAAGGCTGCACGACGAAGGCGGGCACCATAGTCGGCCCGCTGATGACGGAGATCGTCGGCTTCAAGGAGCTGACCCCCTACAAAGGCGGCTGGGCCGGCAACGAGATCTTTGCCGACTCGTTTACGCCGGACATCCGGTTGAAAGCGCGCGACCTGACCTTCCAGTTCGGCGAACAGCTTCGCAAGGAAGGATATCGTGGCTACTTCGAACTCGACTTTCTGATCGATAAGGACACCGATGAGATCTGGCTCGGTGAGTTGAACCCACGCGTTACCGGCGCCAGTTCAATGACCAACCATGCAGCCTTCGCCCATGCCGATGCGCCGCTCTTCCTGTTTCACTTGCTTGAATTCAGCGATGTCGATTTCGAGTTCGACGTCGCGGCGCTGAACGAGCGTTGGTCGGACCCCGACAACATCGATAGCTGGTCACAACTGGTCATCAAACACACGGCCGACACCGTCGAAAAGGTGACCGAAGCGCCGCAGTCCGGCATCTGGCATTTGCGCGACAACGGCGAGGTCCAGTATGGCCGCTTCGACTATCATCGCCGCGCGGTCGAGAACGAGAACGAGGCGTTCTTTCTGCGTATCGCCGGGCCGGGCGACTACCGGTACGAAGGCGCCGATCTTGGAATCCTGATCACGCGCGGCCGCTTGATGACCAAGAAGTTCGAGCTGAACAACCGGGCGCGCGCCTGGATCGACGGCATCCACGCAAACTACAAGGCCACGCCCATTGATGGCGGCGACGAGCCGCGATCGGCCGAGATCCAGCCGGGAGCCTTCAAAATCCTCTAG
- a CDS encoding HAD-IB family hydrolase, giving the protein MFDLDGTLLPLPSSETRFFAHMLRKGLVGPRQLARSGWAFLAALVASDPHGTARYKDYLADLDVETTCREAERFASETLFALLRPDMINRLNSHRAAGDHVVLLTGAPDFLADTLGWHLNVDAVCATQCRTANGRYLAAPPLNHPYRERKLLIAEQLAVQQKTTLAETTAYGDSRHDIALLSAVGHPVAVEPDRKLRQRANVDGWEIVTSAA; this is encoded by the coding sequence CTGTTCGATCTGGACGGGACCTTGCTGCCGCTACCCAGCAGCGAAACGCGTTTTTTCGCCCACATGCTGCGCAAGGGCCTTGTCGGCCCGCGGCAACTGGCGCGTAGCGGCTGGGCGTTCCTTGCGGCTCTCGTTGCCAGCGACCCCCACGGCACGGCACGCTACAAGGACTATCTAGCCGACCTGGATGTCGAAACGACCTGCCGGGAAGCCGAACGGTTTGCGTCGGAGACGCTCTTTGCGTTGCTGCGTCCCGACATGATCAACCGGCTCAACAGCCATCGTGCCGCAGGCGACCACGTGGTGCTCTTGACCGGCGCGCCCGACTTCTTGGCCGACACGTTGGGATGGCACCTGAACGTCGACGCGGTCTGCGCGACACAGTGCCGAACCGCGAACGGCCGCTATCTGGCCGCACCGCCACTCAATCATCCCTACCGGGAACGAAAACTCCTGATCGCCGAACAACTCGCCGTGCAACAAAAGACCACGCTTGCGGAGACGACAGCCTACGGTGATTCAAGACACGACATCGCGCTGCTGAGTGCGGTTGGCCATCCCGTTGCCGTGGAGCCGGACCGCAAGCTTCGGCAACGCGCCAATGTCGACGGCTGGGAGATTGTCACAAGCGCCGCATGA
- a CDS encoding DUF992 domain-containing protein, whose protein sequence is MSSTVRRLCAAAALAAATSLPIAANADSIDTEAGYLRCDVEGSVSFIFGSTRDVTCTFDPVGDGTVETYTGTIERYGIDIGYMESSVMLWGVLSTGQPVPAGGLAGSYGGVSAEVAAGYGVGANVLVFGEKSLALQPLSVQGGEGLNIAAGVAELTLEHN, encoded by the coding sequence ATGTCATCCACCGTTCGCCGCCTCTGCGCGGCCGCTGCTTTGGCCGCTGCCACATCGTTGCCTATCGCGGCCAACGCTGATTCGATCGACACCGAGGCCGGCTATCTGCGCTGCGATGTCGAAGGCTCCGTCAGCTTCATCTTCGGCTCGACCCGCGATGTCACCTGCACGTTCGACCCGGTCGGTGACGGTACCGTCGAGACCTATACCGGCACCATCGAACGCTACGGTATCGACATCGGCTACATGGAGAGCTCGGTCATGCTGTGGGGCGTGCTGTCAACCGGTCAGCCGGTGCCGGCGGGTGGTCTCGCCGGATCCTATGGCGGCGTCAGCGCCGAGGTCGCAGCCGGCTATGGTGTCGGCGCCAACGTCCTAGTGTTCGGTGAAAAGTCGCTGGCGCTTCAGCCGCTCAGCGTTCAAGGCGGCGAAGGCCTGAACATCGCCGCGGGCGTTGCCGAACTCACGCTCGAGCATAACTGA
- a CDS encoding CoA transferase, whose amino-acid sequence MASSGTKGSGYGPLQGVRVIDLTHILAGPVCALMLADMGAEVIKIERVPFEADEARTDTDPYHINGVSAPHMIVNRNKKSLPLNLKQEAAREILARLIADADVVLENYRPGVMDRLGFGWESLHQKHPGLIYGAVSGFGRSGPYADRAGFDLITQGMAGLMSITGEGHGRPPVKPGPPMTDTTAGILLAMGVCAALHHRDRTGEGQMVDTSLFEAGIIHTYWHSAIAFSSDEVPGPLGSGHPLSAPYQAFPTKDGWLTLGAANGPTWQRFVDMIDDDRLRDEALFGTNKARMDHLSELVDVLDDIFRKRTTAQWLRALDDAGVPAGPLNTIPAMHQDEQALARDMIVSLDHPTAGLVQTLGLPVKFSETPGGPKAPAALYGEHTRALLTGLGYGDAEIDELARDGVVGLPEMTPVS is encoded by the coding sequence ATGGCGTCTTCCGGCACGAAGGGCTCGGGCTATGGACCGCTGCAAGGCGTCCGGGTCATCGACCTGACCCATATCCTGGCCGGGCCGGTCTGTGCGTTGATGCTGGCCGACATGGGCGCGGAGGTGATCAAGATCGAGCGGGTGCCGTTCGAGGCCGACGAAGCCCGCACCGATACCGATCCCTACCATATCAATGGCGTTTCGGCGCCGCATATGATCGTCAACCGCAACAAGAAAAGCCTGCCGTTGAATCTGAAGCAGGAAGCGGCGCGCGAGATCCTCGCCCGGCTGATCGCAGACGCCGACGTGGTGCTGGAGAACTACCGCCCCGGTGTGATGGACCGCCTGGGGTTCGGTTGGGAGAGCCTGCACCAAAAGCACCCCGGTCTGATCTATGGCGCCGTGTCCGGTTTCGGGCGTTCCGGACCCTATGCGGATCGCGCCGGTTTCGACCTGATCACCCAGGGCATGGCGGGCCTGATGAGCATTACCGGCGAAGGTCATGGCCGCCCGCCGGTCAAACCCGGCCCGCCGATGACCGACACCACGGCCGGCATCCTTCTGGCCATGGGTGTGTGCGCCGCCCTGCACCACCGCGACCGCACCGGCGAAGGTCAAATGGTCGACACGTCACTGTTCGAGGCAGGCATCATTCATACCTACTGGCATTCCGCGATTGCGTTCTCCAGTGACGAGGTCCCCGGCCCCCTGGGCAGCGGCCATCCGCTGTCGGCGCCCTATCAGGCGTTTCCGACCAAGGACGGCTGGCTCACCTTGGGCGCGGCGAACGGCCCGACATGGCAACGCTTTGTCGACATGATCGACGATGACCGCTTGCGCGACGAGGCGCTCTTCGGCACCAACAAGGCGCGCATGGACCATCTGTCCGAACTCGTCGACGTTCTGGATGACATCTTTCGCAAGCGCACGACGGCGCAGTGGTTGCGCGCACTTGATGACGCCGGCGTTCCGGCGGGCCCGCTCAACACCATACCCGCCATGCACCAGGACGAGCAGGCGCTGGCCCGCGATATGATCGTCTCGCTCGACCATCCAACGGCCGGCTTGGTCCAGACGCTGGGTCTGCCGGTCAAGTTCTCCGAGACGCCGGGTGGCCCTAAGGCACCCGCGGCGCTTTATGGCGAGCACACGCGCGCTTTGCTCACGGGTCTGGGCTATGGTGACGCCGAGATTGATGAACTGGCACGCGACGGTGTCGTTGGACTGCCGGAGATGACACCGGTGTCCTGA
- a CDS encoding class I SAM-dependent methyltransferase yields MTENAAKDFGAIEADYDFFIAATDEAERGLDALIPYIDEAGRAGGSIRMLDFGCGGGDFSTKFLTQAGWSPDRLMLSLVEPVESQRLHAAEDLGRFTDAPITHWPALPDTAVAPFDLILSNHVLYYVPDLEVTLKQLIAALAPDGMMLLALAGRTNSLIRFWDYAFDAMGKAIPYHLSEDLDVTLARLGIAHERETVAYTMRFPDTRENRMKILRFALADHLSELPLEPLLELFDDWAKGDLIDTHTVFMHYIIRAKDL; encoded by the coding sequence ATGACGGAGAATGCCGCCAAGGACTTCGGCGCGATCGAGGCCGACTATGACTTCTTCATCGCGGCAACCGACGAAGCGGAGCGTGGGCTCGACGCGCTCATTCCCTATATCGACGAGGCCGGCCGGGCTGGGGGGTCGATCCGCATGCTGGACTTCGGTTGCGGCGGTGGCGATTTCTCGACCAAGTTCCTGACCCAGGCGGGCTGGTCGCCCGATCGCCTGATGTTGTCGCTCGTCGAACCCGTCGAAAGTCAGCGTCTTCACGCGGCCGAAGACCTGGGTCGTTTCACCGACGCGCCGATCACGCATTGGCCGGCGTTGCCGGACACGGCCGTCGCGCCCTTCGACCTCATCCTGTCGAACCACGTTCTCTATTACGTGCCCGACCTCGAGGTGACGCTGAAGCAGCTCATCGCTGCTCTGGCCCCTGACGGCATGATGTTGTTAGCCCTCGCGGGCCGCACCAACAGCTTGATTCGCTTTTGGGACTATGCGTTCGACGCGATGGGCAAGGCGATCCCCTACCATCTATCTGAAGACTTGGACGTCACGCTCGCCAGGCTCGGCATCGCCCACGAGCGCGAGACCGTCGCGTACACCATGCGGTTTCCGGACACGCGGGAAAACCGGATGAAGATCCTGCGCTTCGCGTTGGCCGACCACCTAAGCGAGCTGCCTCTGGAGCCGCTCCTGGAACTGTTCGACGACTGGGCCAAGGGCGATCTGATCGACACCCACACCGTCTTCATGCACTACATCATCCGCGCCAAGGACCTCTGA
- a CDS encoding CBS domain-containing protein, whose amino-acid sequence MNVSSILKTKGDRVVTARPDWTVSELSRQLKAERIGALVVSEDDSQIAGIVSERDIVRCLAEKGAAALDCRVDDIMQADVVTVTPDVAIEDVMATMTGHRIRHLPVVVDGKLAGIISIGDVVKHRLEALESETEAMRHYIAGH is encoded by the coding sequence ATGAACGTTAGCAGTATCCTTAAAACAAAGGGCGACCGTGTCGTGACGGCACGGCCGGACTGGACGGTGTCTGAGTTGTCCCGGCAACTGAAGGCCGAACGCATCGGTGCGTTGGTGGTCAGCGAGGATGATAGCCAAATCGCTGGGATTGTCTCAGAGCGTGATATCGTGCGGTGCCTTGCCGAAAAGGGGGCTGCCGCGCTGGACTGCAGGGTTGATGATATCATGCAGGCCGACGTGGTGACGGTGACGCCGGACGTTGCGATCGAAGACGTCATGGCAACGATGACCGGTCATCGCATCCGCCATCTACCGGTGGTCGTCGATGGCAAGCTTGCCGGCATCATCAGCATTGGCGACGTGGTCAAGCATCGGCTGGAAGCGTTGGAGTCCGAAACCGAAGCCATGCGCCACTATATCGCCGGACACTGA
- a CDS encoding XRE family transcriptional regulator produces the protein MAKPEKADTNAEQADTIAERLGNDIHGLRKARGMTLADLAKRTGRSVGFLSQIENGLKKPSVGTLQSISDALGITIGWFFQNDMANEDGERRYIVRHDQRRRLSYSGLATSDYLGMNDYLVSPTLAGQHAMVLSEFEPGASSGDDTYGHEGEESGFLLSGILDIQIGDDLYRLEPGDSFLFQSHLRHRYHNPGDEVAVVLMTLLPVALRYGHSVDDGDAD, from the coding sequence ATGGCGAAACCCGAAAAGGCCGATACGAATGCCGAGCAGGCCGACACCATCGCGGAAAGGCTTGGCAACGACATACACGGCCTCAGAAAAGCACGCGGCATGACGCTGGCCGACCTCGCCAAGCGCACGGGTCGCTCGGTCGGGTTTCTCAGCCAGATCGAGAACGGATTGAAGAAACCATCGGTCGGGACGTTACAGAGTATCAGCGACGCGCTTGGCATCACGATCGGCTGGTTCTTCCAGAACGACATGGCCAATGAGGATGGCGAACGCCGCTACATCGTCCGCCACGATCAGCGCCGGCGGCTTTCCTATTCCGGTCTCGCGACGTCCGACTACCTGGGCATGAACGACTACCTGGTCTCGCCGACCTTGGCGGGCCAGCACGCAATGGTGCTCAGCGAATTCGAACCCGGCGCGTCATCGGGCGACGACACCTATGGCCATGAGGGCGAGGAGTCCGGTTTCCTTCTGTCCGGCATTCTTGACATTCAGATCGGCGACGATCTTTATCGTCTGGAGCCCGGCGACAGCTTCCTGTTCCAGAGCCATCTACGACATCGTTATCACAACCCTGGCGATGAGGTTGCCGTTGTCTTGATGACATTGCTGCCCGTCGCCCTGCGCTACGGTCACTCCGTGGACGACGGCGACGCAGATTAA
- a CDS encoding GNAT family N-acetyltransferase yields MHIEEYRSSQQEEVAALTDSIFGEGFFEGPGDDWRNPDTLALVAIEDDHVVGFASGRLLPEHGLAGFLDNQIKDVPADIAEADSKGRLGVIEAVAVALEHRGEGIGTKLLRVLHDHIVGYGADKLIVTFRQGPSSSRVKDLMERLGYEFWTSMDSYWKTPGDDGEPGGVERSGVWEIYRAKVY; encoded by the coding sequence GTGCACATAGAAGAATATCGTTCGTCCCAGCAGGAAGAGGTTGCGGCCCTGACCGACAGCATATTCGGCGAGGGCTTCTTTGAAGGACCAGGTGACGACTGGCGTAACCCAGACACGCTGGCGCTCGTCGCCATCGAGGACGATCACGTCGTCGGTTTCGCCAGCGGTCGTCTGCTGCCCGAACATGGCCTGGCGGGCTTTCTGGATAATCAGATAAAGGATGTGCCCGCTGACATCGCCGAAGCCGACTCAAAGGGACGCCTGGGCGTCATTGAGGCCGTCGCGGTCGCTCTCGAACATCGCGGCGAGGGAATTGGCACGAAACTGCTGCGCGTGTTGCACGATCACATCGTTGGATACGGGGCCGACAAACTAATCGTCACGTTCAGGCAGGGACCAAGCTCATCCAGGGTGAAGGATCTGATGGAGCGCCTGGGCTATGAGTTCTGGACCAGCATGGATTCCTATTGGAAGACGCCCGGCGATGACGGCGAACCTGGCGGTGTCGAACGCAGCGGTGTCTGGGAAATCTATCGCGCCAAGGTCTATTGA
- a CDS encoding CDP-alcohol phosphatidyltransferase family protein yields MANMITLLRFGLLFVLVAMAYQAPPSWQLINMPLLFVIIALDGLDGYVARKRHETTAFGSIFDIAVDRIVEYVLWIVLADLDLIPIWVALVFIVRGTIVDSIRYGAITDGETAFGMMRSPIGKFLVAGRFMRGFYGAVKAVTFGWVLLMQPLPAVDPGLWVTWHGMFNLVTAALVGISVTICLVRGLPVIIEFAMGSGLLGPNATAGDRR; encoded by the coding sequence ATGGCCAATATGATCACCCTGCTGCGTTTCGGGCTGTTGTTTGTTTTGGTCGCCATGGCCTATCAGGCACCCCCCTCATGGCAACTCATCAACATGCCGCTTCTGTTCGTCATCATCGCGCTCGACGGCCTGGACGGCTATGTCGCGCGCAAACGCCACGAGACCACAGCCTTCGGATCGATCTTCGACATCGCGGTCGACCGTATCGTCGAGTACGTCCTGTGGATCGTGCTGGCGGATCTCGACCTGATCCCGATCTGGGTCGCGCTCGTCTTTATCGTGCGCGGCACCATCGTCGATTCGATCCGTTACGGCGCGATCACCGACGGCGAGACAGCCTTCGGCATGATGCGCTCGCCGATCGGCAAGTTTCTGGTCGCCGGACGTTTCATGCGCGGCTTCTATGGCGCCGTCAAAGCGGTCACCTTCGGCTGGGTGCTGTTGATGCAGCCTTTGCCGGCCGTCGATCCGGGCCTGTGGGTGACCTGGCACGGCATGTTCAATCTTGTCACTGCCGCTCTTGTCGGCATCTCGGTCACCATCTGCCTGGTTCGCGGATTGCCGGTCATCATCGAGTTTGCCATGGGTAGCGGACTGCTCGGACCAAACGCAACGGCGGGAGACCGGCGATAG
- a CDS encoding enoyl-CoA hydratase-related protein — MSVPESLIVARDDTIVTVTINRPERLNALDQVTARGLSEVFHELSADDGIRCIVLRGAGDRAFGVGADIKEFSEARSNPDQARSYDANWGDGLASCRHPVIAMIKGYCVGGSLGLIPYCDLRIAGRSARFAVPAGKLGITYSHHEIAALARLVGPAGALEFLLEGEMIGAKRVLQMGLVNRVVDDEEVEAVTYQTARNIAEKAPLSARWHKKFVNRLLDPTPLSDGERDEAYLCFETDDFRIGREAFATKEKPEFRGS, encoded by the coding sequence ATGTCTGTGCCCGAGAGTTTGATCGTCGCGCGCGACGACACCATCGTTACCGTGACCATCAACCGACCCGAGCGGCTCAACGCGCTCGATCAGGTGACCGCGCGTGGTTTGTCCGAAGTGTTTCACGAGCTCTCTGCCGACGACGGCATCCGCTGCATCGTGTTGCGCGGTGCCGGCGACCGCGCCTTTGGTGTCGGCGCCGACATCAAGGAATTCAGCGAAGCCCGGTCCAACCCCGATCAGGCGCGCAGCTACGACGCCAATTGGGGCGACGGGCTGGCGAGCTGCCGCCACCCGGTGATCGCCATGATCAAAGGCTATTGCGTCGGCGGCAGCCTCGGCCTGATCCCTTACTGCGATCTCAGGATCGCCGGGCGTTCGGCGCGCTTCGCGGTGCCGGCCGGCAAACTGGGTATTACCTATAGCCACCACGAGATTGCCGCGCTCGCCCGGCTGGTCGGCCCGGCCGGCGCGCTGGAGTTCCTGTTGGAAGGCGAGATGATCGGTGCCAAAAGGGTCCTGCAGATGGGCCTGGTCAACCGCGTCGTCGATGATGAAGAGGTCGAGGCGGTAACCTACCAGACCGCCCGCAACATTGCGGAGAAAGCGCCGCTCTCGGCGCGCTGGCACAAGAAGTTCGTGAACCGGCTTTTGGACCCCACACCGCTGAGCGACGGGGAACGCGACGAAGCCTATCTGTGCTTCGAGACCGACGATTTTCGTATCGGCCGGGAAGCCTTCGCCACGAAGGAAAAGCCTGAGTTCAGGGGAAGCTGA
- a CDS encoding aminotransferase class I/II-fold pyridoxal phosphate-dependent enzyme, translating to MAATKEGDNRKLGFSTRAIHHGYDPASEHGALTPPIFMTSTYAFESAEAGGEMFRGERPGFVYGRTRNPTQALLEERVASLEGGEAALALATGMGAITATMWTLLSAGDQVVLDHTVYGNTFSFFTHGLPRFGVDVRLADLTDPANLEAVITDKTKVVFFETPANPNLRVIDIAAISAIARAHGALTVVDNTFSTPALQRPLDHGADLVVHSATKFLGGHGDLLAGLLVGPADTVHQVRQHGLRYLTGATLSPMAAFLIMRGLKTLEIRMARHSESAMRIADTLAGHRAIASLSYPWREDFAQRDVARRQMSGGGGLLAFELKGGMAAGLAFMNHVDLVTRAVSLGDSETLVQHPASMTHSSYSPEERAEHGLSDGLVRLSVGLENVEDLLDDIGGALDAAS from the coding sequence ATGGCGGCAACAAAAGAAGGTGATAACCGAAAACTCGGCTTTTCGACGCGGGCGATCCATCACGGATACGACCCGGCAAGCGAACACGGCGCGCTGACGCCGCCGATCTTCATGACATCGACCTATGCGTTCGAATCGGCGGAAGCCGGTGGCGAGATGTTCCGCGGCGAACGACCGGGCTTTGTCTACGGCCGCACGCGTAATCCGACACAGGCACTTTTGGAAGAACGGGTGGCCAGCCTTGAGGGTGGCGAAGCGGCACTGGCGCTCGCGACCGGCATGGGCGCGATTACCGCGACCATGTGGACGTTGCTGTCGGCAGGCGACCAGGTGGTGCTGGACCACACCGTCTACGGCAACACGTTCTCGTTCTTCACCCATGGACTGCCGCGTTTCGGCGTCGACGTACGCCTCGCCGATCTGACCGATCCCGCCAATCTGGAAGCGGTCATTACCGACAAGACCAAGGTCGTCTTCTTCGAAACGCCAGCCAACCCGAACCTTCGCGTCATCGACATTGCCGCCATCTCCGCGATCGCCAGGGCGCATGGCGCGCTCACGGTCGTCGACAACACGTTCTCGACCCCGGCCCTGCAACGGCCGCTTGATCATGGCGCCGATCTGGTCGTTCATTCGGCGACGAAGTTTCTTGGCGGTCACGGCGATCTGCTGGCCGGTCTTCTTGTCGGCCCCGCCGATACCGTTCACCAGGTGCGCCAGCACGGGCTGCGCTACCTGACCGGCGCGACCCTGTCACCGATGGCGGCGTTTTTGATCATGCGTGGGCTCAAGACCCTGGAAATTCGCATGGCTCGCCACTCGGAAAGCGCGATGCGTATTGCCGACACGCTGGCCGGACACCGCGCGATCGCGTCCTTGTCTTATCCGTGGCGCGAGGACTTCGCCCAGCGCGATGTCGCGCGCCGTCAGATGTCCGGCGGCGGCGGTCTCTTGGCGTTCGAACTGAAGGGCGGCATGGCGGCCGGACTGGCGTTCATGAACCACGTTGATCTGGTGACGCGCGCCGTCAGCCTGGGCGACAGCGAAACGCTTGTGCAGCACCCCGCCAGCATGACCCACTCGTCCTACAGCCCGGAAGAACGCGCCGAGCATGGGTTGAGCGACGGCTTGGTACGTCTGTCGGTCGGCCTGGAGAATGTCGAGGACCTGCTGGACGATATCGGTGGCGCCCTTGACGCGGCGAGCTGA